A single region of the Glycine max cultivar Williams 82 chromosome 20, Glycine_max_v4.0, whole genome shotgun sequence genome encodes:
- the LOC100793417 gene encoding uncharacterized protein isoform X2: MLQDVVHPSTPAEQLPIDEISGPISARIFELCDPDFFPHTLQNSEVTSSSNCCHEEKSSYATTISPPLDVVDNNKFNINSNSSNIVTTTSSSTTTTSTTTNNNNNATNGNNLSIFFDTQDEIDNDISASIDFSSSPSFVVPPLLPISTQQDQFDFPSAQPQVQLSTAAGSILTGLSHYPTDPVIAPLIGAPLPSVFDDDCISSIPSYVPLNPSSPSCSYLSPGIGVYMPPPGSLNTALSADSSGLFGGNILLGSELQAHELDYQGENGGMYCTDSIQRVFNSPDLQALGNESQKLVAGAGSSATLAPEISHLEDSTLKVGKLSVEQRKEKIHRYMKKRNERNFSKKIKYACRKTLADSRPRVRGRFAKNDDFGESHKQGSSNHEDDDEEIIVKEDDDMVDSSDIFAHISGVNSFKCNYSIQSLI, from the exons ATGTTGCAGGATGTTGTCCACCCCTCAACACCGGCTGAGCAACTCCCCATT GATGAGATTTCAGGCCCGATTAGTGCTCGAATTTTCGAACTTTGCGACCCCGATTTCTTCCCACACACACTGCAAAATTCTGAGGTTACCTCCAGCTCAAATTGTTGCCATGAAGAGAAGTCCTCATATGCCACAACCATATCTCCACCTTTAGATGTAGTAGACAACAATAAGTTCAATATCAATAGCAATAGCAGCAACATAGTCACCACTACCTCATCTAGCACTACCACAACCAGCACcacaaccaacaacaacaacaacgcaaCGAACGGCAATAATCTTTCTATCTTCTTTGACACTCAAGATGAAATTGACAATGACATCTCAGCCTCCATAGACTTCTCATCATCTCCATCTTTTGTCGTTCCACCACTTCTCCCAATCTCAACTCAGCAGGATCAGTTTGATTTCCCTTCAGCTCAGCCACAGGTGCAACTATCAACAGCAGCAGGTTCAATTTTGACGGGCCTCTCTCACTACCCTACAGATCCTGTGATTGCACCCCTTATTGGAGCTCCGTTACCATCTGTTTTTGATGATGATTGCATATCTTCCATCCCTTCTTATGTGCCTCTCAACCCTTCATCACCCTCTTGCTCTTATCTCAGTCCTGGCATAGGAGTGTACATGCCACCTCCTGGTTCCCTTAACACTGCCTTATCTGCTGACAGTTCTGGATTGTTTGGTGGGAACATTCTACTGGGGTCTGAACTGCAGGCACATGAATTGGACTACCAGGGAGAAAATGGTGGAATGTATTGTACAGATTCAATTCAAAGGGTGTTTAACTCCCCAGACCTTCAG GCACTTGGTAATGAGAGTCAGAAACTTGTAGCTGGGGCTGGAAGCTCTGCCACTTTGGCACCAGAAATCTCACACTTGGAGGACTCTACCTTGAAGGTTGGAAAACTCTCTGTTGAGCAGAGGAAGGAAAAGATTCATAGATACATGAAGAAGAGAAACGAAAGAAATTTCAGCAAGAAAATCAAG tatgctTGCCGCAAAACTTTGGCGGATAGCCGGCCCCGGGTTAGAGGAAGGTTTGCAAAGAATGATGACTTTGGAGAGAGCCATAAACAAGGAAGTAGCAAtcatgaagatgatgatgaagag ATAATTgtgaaagaagatgatgatatGGTTGATTCCTCAGATATCTTTGCACATATCAGCGGAGTGAACTCTTTCAAATGCAACTATTCCATCCAGTCCttgatttga
- the LOC100793417 gene encoding uncharacterized protein isoform X1, producing the protein MVNMLFTMLICHHSLQDEISGPISARIFELCDPDFFPHTLQNSEVTSSSNCCHEEKSSYATTISPPLDVVDNNKFNINSNSSNIVTTTSSSTTTTSTTTNNNNNATNGNNLSIFFDTQDEIDNDISASIDFSSSPSFVVPPLLPISTQQDQFDFPSAQPQVQLSTAAGSILTGLSHYPTDPVIAPLIGAPLPSVFDDDCISSIPSYVPLNPSSPSCSYLSPGIGVYMPPPGSLNTALSADSSGLFGGNILLGSELQAHELDYQGENGGMYCTDSIQRVFNSPDLQALGNESQKLVAGAGSSATLAPEISHLEDSTLKVGKLSVEQRKEKIHRYMKKRNERNFSKKIKYACRKIRERVGVAPIVEKMVENRLRWFGHVERRPVDSVVRRVDQMERRQTIRGRGRPKKTIREVIKKDLEINGLDRSMVLDRTLWRKLIHVADPT; encoded by the exons ATGGTAAACATGTTGTTCACAATGCTTATATGTCACCACTCATTGCAGGATGAGATTTCAGGCCCGATTAGTGCTCGAATTTTCGAACTTTGCGACCCCGATTTCTTCCCACACACACTGCAAAATTCTGAGGTTACCTCCAGCTCAAATTGTTGCCATGAAGAGAAGTCCTCATATGCCACAACCATATCTCCACCTTTAGATGTAGTAGACAACAATAAGTTCAATATCAATAGCAATAGCAGCAACATAGTCACCACTACCTCATCTAGCACTACCACAACCAGCACcacaaccaacaacaacaacaacgcaaCGAACGGCAATAATCTTTCTATCTTCTTTGACACTCAAGATGAAATTGACAATGACATCTCAGCCTCCATAGACTTCTCATCATCTCCATCTTTTGTCGTTCCACCACTTCTCCCAATCTCAACTCAGCAGGATCAGTTTGATTTCCCTTCAGCTCAGCCACAGGTGCAACTATCAACAGCAGCAGGTTCAATTTTGACGGGCCTCTCTCACTACCCTACAGATCCTGTGATTGCACCCCTTATTGGAGCTCCGTTACCATCTGTTTTTGATGATGATTGCATATCTTCCATCCCTTCTTATGTGCCTCTCAACCCTTCATCACCCTCTTGCTCTTATCTCAGTCCTGGCATAGGAGTGTACATGCCACCTCCTGGTTCCCTTAACACTGCCTTATCTGCTGACAGTTCTGGATTGTTTGGTGGGAACATTCTACTGGGGTCTGAACTGCAGGCACATGAATTGGACTACCAGGGAGAAAATGGTGGAATGTATTGTACAGATTCAATTCAAAGGGTGTTTAACTCCCCAGACCTTCAG GCACTTGGTAATGAGAGTCAGAAACTTGTAGCTGGGGCTGGAAGCTCTGCCACTTTGGCACCAGAAATCTCACACTTGGAGGACTCTACCTTGAAGGTTGGAAAACTCTCTGTTGAGCAGAGGAAGGAAAAGATTCATAGATACATGAAGAAGAGAAACGAAAGAAATTTCAGCAAGAAAATCAAG tatGCTTGCCGCAaaattagagagagggttggagtagcgcctattgtagagaagatggtggaaaatagacttaggtggtttgggcatgtagagagaagaccggtagactctgtagtgaggagagtagaccagatggagagaagacaaacaattcgaggcagaggaagacccaaaaagactataagagaggttataaaaaaggatctcgaaattaatggtttggatagaagtatggtacttgatagaacattatggcggaagttgatccatgtagccgaccccacctag